From the Dunckerocampus dactyliophorus isolate RoL2022-P2 chromosome 12, RoL_Ddac_1.1, whole genome shotgun sequence genome, one window contains:
- the il12a gene encoding interleukin-12 subunit alpha — MAHFISYLMSCLLLTSTLNWRTSTSLPVRNLSAQECATCSTLFRRLLVNITGLLSSDVLCYGVASERVTMSGSADTLRACAPVMQQNSGCMVQRNSSFSEGECLMNIMRDVLHYHSVIQSYLKSALRSPEEESALLRPTLELIQNLKKNCSLISNGGEDLAEENASPRWGDNTFTNRLEMCKMMRGFYVRAITINRAMGYISSGDHRK, encoded by the exons ATGGCACACTTTATTTCCT ACTTGATGAGCTGTTTGCTGCttacctccaccttgaactggCGCACATCCACCTCACTGCCTGTGCGCAACCTGAGCGCGCAAGAGTGCGCAACCTGCTCCACGCTCTTCCGAAGACTCCTGGTCAACATCACAGGGCTTCTCAGTAGT gatgttttgtgttacGGCGTCGCATCTGAACGAGTTACGATGAGCGGCTCAGCTGACACGTTACGCGCATGCGCGCCCGTGATGCAACAG AATTCAGGCTGCATGGTGCAGAGAAATTCCTCCTTCAGTGAG GGTGAGTGTCTGATGAACATCATGAGGGACGTGCTCCACTACCATTCTGTCATTCAGTCCTACCTCAAGTCTGCACTCAGAAGCCCTGAAGAAGAAAGTGCGCTTTTGCGCCCGACGTTGGAACTCATCCAGAACCTAAAGAAG AACTGTTCCCTCATCTCCAATGGAGGAGAAGACTTGGCGGAG GAGAACGCGTCCCCAAGGTGGGGAGACAACACCTTCACCAACAGACTGGAGATGTGCAAGATGATGAGAGGCTTCTACGTCCGAGCCATCACCATCAACAGAGCCATGGGCTACATCTCCTCAGGAGACCATAGGAAGTAA